In Armatimonadota bacterium, a single genomic region encodes these proteins:
- the proS gene encoding proline--tRNA ligase: MSSNYGITPQGENFSEWYNELVVKAELADHSAVRGCMVIKPHGYAIWELMQRALDDMFKETGHVNAYFPLLIPKSFFEKEADHVDGFAKECAVVTHHRLKANPDGKGLIPDPDAKLTEEYIIRPTSETIIWNTYKNWIQSYRDLPLLINQWANVMRWEMRTRMFLRTAEFLWQEGHTAHATYDEAEQEALTILHECYAKFAEEWMAVPVVKGIKSEGEKFAGADHTYTIEAMTQDLRAIQAGTSHHLGQSFAKAFDVTFQSAEGKLEHVYATSWGVSTRLIGTLIMAHSDDKGLVCPPKLAPVQVVFIPMGRGEVWDVTVAKAKALAAELKARGVRVKVDDRTKEGPGFKAKDWDLKGACVRVEVGGRELEAGELGVARRDSEEKLLVPVDQIVDRCVSLLDEIQANLYAKALAFREANTVRVDTWDDFLARFEGEGGGGFVLAHWDGTQETEDKISEATKATIRCIPLVPLAPGDDQPGVCVMTGKPSKQRVVFAKAY, translated from the coding sequence GTGAGCAGCAACTACGGGATTACCCCTCAGGGAGAGAATTTTAGCGAGTGGTACAACGAGCTTGTCGTCAAGGCAGAGCTCGCGGATCACTCCGCCGTGCGCGGTTGTATGGTCATCAAGCCTCATGGATATGCCATTTGGGAGCTGATGCAGCGCGCGCTCGACGACATGTTCAAGGAGACTGGACACGTCAACGCCTACTTCCCGCTGCTCATCCCGAAGTCGTTTTTTGAGAAGGAGGCCGACCATGTGGACGGCTTTGCGAAAGAGTGCGCGGTTGTGACTCACCACCGGCTGAAGGCGAATCCGGACGGGAAGGGATTGATTCCGGACCCGGACGCGAAGTTGACGGAGGAGTACATTATTCGTCCGACTAGCGAGACGATTATTTGGAACACCTATAAGAACTGGATTCAGTCGTACCGCGATTTGCCGTTGCTGATTAACCAGTGGGCGAACGTGATGCGCTGGGAGATGCGGACGCGGATGTTCTTGCGCACGGCTGAGTTCCTTTGGCAGGAAGGTCACACGGCTCATGCGACATACGACGAGGCCGAACAGGAGGCTTTGACGATTTTGCACGAGTGCTACGCGAAGTTTGCTGAAGAGTGGATGGCGGTTCCGGTGGTGAAGGGGATTAAGAGCGAGGGCGAGAAGTTCGCGGGGGCGGATCACACCTATACGATTGAGGCGATGACGCAGGATCTCCGGGCGATTCAGGCGGGGACTTCGCACCACCTTGGCCAGTCATTTGCTAAGGCATTTGATGTGACTTTTCAGTCGGCGGAGGGCAAGTTGGAGCACGTTTACGCGACGTCGTGGGGGGTTTCGACGCGGTTGATCGGGACGCTGATCATGGCTCACTCGGACGATAAGGGGCTGGTTTGCCCGCCAAAGCTCGCACCGGTTCAGGTCGTTTTTATTCCGATGGGCCGAGGCGAGGTTTGGGATGTGACGGTTGCGAAGGCTAAAGCGCTGGCGGCTGAGCTGAAGGCACGGGGAGTTCGGGTTAAGGTTGACGACCGGACGAAGGAAGGTCCAGGCTTTAAGGCGAAGGATTGGGACCTGAAGGGGGCTTGCGTTCGAGTTGAAGTTGGTGGACGCGAGCTTGAGGCTGGGGAGTTGGGCGTTGCTCGGCGGGACTCGGAGGAGAAGCTGCTGGTTCCGGTTGACCAGATTGTTGATCGGTGCGTGAGCTTGCTGGACGAGATTCAGGCGAATCTGTACGCCAAGGCGCTGGCGTTCCGCGAGGCGAATACGGTTCGGGTGGATACCTGGGACGATTTCTTGGCGCGGTTTGAAGGCGAAGGGGGCGGTGGGTTTGTGCTGGCTCACTGGGACGGAACTCAGGAGACTGAGGACAAGATTAGTGAGGCGACAAAGGCGACGATTCGGTGTATTCCGCTCGTGCCGCTTGCGCCGGGTGACGATCAGCCGGGGGTTTGCGTGATGACGGGCAAGCCGAGTAAGCAGCGGGTTGTGTTTGCTAAAGCTTATTGA
- a CDS encoding Gfo/Idh/MocA family oxidoreductase — protein sequence MHEMPRRDFLAAAGAAGIAATGLATQSTPRRKPGSKSVANLAVKLDRVRAAFIGVGARGSGHLSQMCLIDGVDIIAVCDNHLPTLERAINNVVNRHKRPAPAAYGRGDDDYKRMLERKDIDIVIIATPWDLHAPMALAAMEAGKHAFVEVPVAVTLEDMWKLVDTSERTQKICMMMENVCYGREELLVLNMARHGVFGDLLHGEASYIHDLRGQMFEVEHGTGSWRTYEYAQHNGNLYPTHGLGPVAQYMDVNRGDAFDYMVSISSPAKMRNNYAKEKFPPDHKWNKMNFVCGDINTSIIKTKLGRTIMLQWDEQLPRPYSRHNFLQGTLGAWGGFPDRMSHETNEGGPDEWKSGKDLEKWYEKYEHPLFKRMGEESKKNGGHGGMDFMMLWRIVYCLRNGIPVDQDVYDAVAWSAPFPLSEMSVANRGKSMDFPDFTRGEWKTRKPLDNMSNA from the coding sequence ATGCACGAGATGCCTAGACGAGATTTTCTTGCCGCCGCTGGAGCCGCCGGAATTGCCGCAACCGGTCTTGCCACCCAGTCAACCCCGCGCCGTAAACCAGGTTCGAAGTCGGTTGCCAACCTCGCCGTAAAGCTTGATCGAGTTCGCGCTGCATTTATCGGAGTCGGAGCTCGGGGCTCTGGCCATCTCAGTCAGATGTGTCTGATCGACGGCGTCGATATCATTGCCGTCTGCGATAACCACTTGCCGACTTTGGAGCGGGCGATTAACAATGTGGTGAACCGCCACAAGCGACCAGCACCCGCGGCTTATGGTCGAGGTGATGATGATTACAAGCGAATGCTTGAGCGCAAGGATATTGATATTGTCATCATCGCTACTCCCTGGGATCTCCACGCGCCGATGGCACTGGCCGCGATGGAAGCAGGGAAACACGCCTTTGTCGAGGTTCCGGTGGCCGTGACGCTGGAGGACATGTGGAAGCTTGTGGACACCTCCGAGCGGACTCAAAAGATCTGTATGATGATGGAGAACGTTTGCTACGGACGCGAGGAGCTTCTTGTTTTGAACATGGCGCGTCACGGCGTTTTTGGTGACTTGTTGCATGGCGAGGCGTCGTACATTCACGACCTCCGAGGACAGATGTTTGAGGTGGAGCACGGGACGGGTTCTTGGCGAACCTACGAGTACGCGCAGCATAACGGGAACCTCTATCCCACCCACGGTTTAGGGCCGGTGGCGCAGTATATGGACGTTAACCGGGGCGATGCTTTCGACTATATGGTCTCGATCAGCTCGCCGGCGAAGATGCGAAACAACTACGCGAAAGAGAAGTTTCCGCCGGACCACAAGTGGAACAAGATGAACTTCGTTTGTGGCGATATCAATACGTCGATCATTAAGACGAAGCTTGGTAGAACGATCATGTTGCAATGGGACGAACAGTTGCCTCGGCCTTATTCGCGACACAACTTCTTGCAGGGCACTCTTGGTGCTTGGGGCGGATTTCCAGATCGGATGTCTCACGAAACCAACGAAGGTGGCCCAGACGAGTGGAAGTCCGGAAAGGACTTGGAGAAGTGGTACGAAAAGTACGAGCACCCTCTGTTCAAGCGCATGGGTGAGGAGTCGAAGAAGAATGGCGGCCACGGCGGAATGGACTTTATGATGCTGTGGCGCATCGTTTACTGTTTGCGAAACGGGATTCCGGTTGACCAGGATGTTTACGACGCGGTTGCTTGGTCGGCGCCGTTCCCATTGAGCGAGATGTCGGTGGCGAACCGCGGAAAGTCGATGGACTTCCCCGACTTCACTCGTGGAGAGTGGAAGACGAGGAAGCCCCTCGATAACATGTCGAACGCTTAG
- a CDS encoding cis-3-hydroxy-L-proline dehydratase produces MGIKAIRGYQVDLPLFEGTYKWSGGKSVSVFDSTIVEVETDEGVTGWGEVCPLGPFYLPAYAAGVRAGIKELGPHLIGYDACEIGVLNDRMDAALQGHPYVKSGIDMACWDILGKTAGLPVCTLLGGRSGDDITLYRAISQESPEEMASKVAKYRAEGYRRFQLKVGGDPDVDIARIKAVAAELLPGDRLVADANTGWTQHEAMRVVLAVKDVDVYIEQPCRSYEECLSVRRHTNHPFVLDENINSLEMLLHAQRDLAMDVVNIKISKLGGITKARQVRDMCVTLGIALTIEDSWGGDIVTAAIAHLAHSCPHESRFTSTDFNSYVTVSTANGAPQRDNGKMRASTAPGLGIEPKMDVLGAPVLEVR; encoded by the coding sequence ATGGGAATCAAGGCGATTCGGGGTTATCAAGTAGATCTTCCGCTGTTTGAAGGGACTTATAAATGGTCAGGCGGAAAGTCGGTCTCCGTCTTCGACAGCACAATCGTCGAAGTCGAGACGGATGAAGGCGTCACCGGGTGGGGCGAGGTTTGTCCGCTAGGGCCATTTTATCTTCCGGCCTACGCGGCTGGAGTTCGGGCGGGCATCAAGGAGCTTGGACCACACCTTATCGGATACGACGCTTGCGAGATTGGGGTTCTGAATGACCGAATGGACGCGGCACTCCAGGGTCACCCTTACGTGAAGTCTGGAATCGACATGGCTTGCTGGGACATCCTTGGTAAGACGGCAGGTCTTCCGGTTTGCACCCTGCTCGGTGGCCGATCGGGTGATGACATCACCCTCTACCGAGCGATTTCGCAGGAGTCTCCAGAGGAAATGGCATCTAAAGTGGCCAAGTATCGGGCCGAAGGCTATCGCCGGTTCCAGCTTAAAGTCGGCGGTGATCCCGACGTCGACATTGCCCGGATCAAAGCCGTCGCGGCGGAACTTCTACCGGGCGACCGTTTGGTGGCTGATGCTAATACCGGCTGGACTCAGCATGAGGCCATGCGCGTGGTTCTTGCGGTTAAGGATGTTGATGTCTACATCGAGCAGCCTTGCCGCTCGTATGAAGAGTGTCTATCAGTACGGCGGCATACGAACCATCCGTTCGTTCTGGACGAGAACATCAACTCGCTTGAAATGCTGCTTCATGCCCAGCGCGACCTGGCGATGGACGTTGTGAACATCAAGATCAGTAAGCTCGGCGGAATCACGAAGGCGCGCCAAGTGCGAGATATGTGCGTCACCCTTGGCATCGCGCTCACAATCGAAGATAGCTGGGGCGGCGATATTGTCACCGCAGCGATCGCGCATCTGGCGCATAGTTGCCCGCATGAGAGCCGGTTCACTTCGACAGATTTCAACAGCTACGTCACCGTGAGTACAGCCAATGGTGCTCCACAACGGGATAACGGAAAGATGCGGGCTTCGACGGCTCCGGGGCTTGGAATCGAGCCGAAGATGGACGTCCTCGGGGCTCCGGTGCTAGAAGTCCGGTAG